The window TTAAGGACATTCTTAAGGAGGTTAATACACATGAAACTTGCAAGACCGTATATATGTATACAAAAATATATGTGCATGTATCCTTTAAGTAAGGGATTTAAGAGAGGAACTATTTTCCCTGAACTTTATAAACCATATAAAAAAGGATCTTATAAAAAATGTAAAAAATAAGTCAGCTAGGAGGAAATAGTTATGAAAGATATATCTAGAAATGATTTATTGACTAAAATTCAAGAAGTAGAATTTGCTTGTCTTGATCTTAATCTATACTTAGATACTCATCCAAAAGATCAAAAGGCTTTAATGGACTTTAACATGCTTGCTGAAGAAGCTTGTAGGTTAAGAAAAATATATGAAATGAAATATGGTCCACTTACTAATTTCGGATTTTCATTAGCTAAATATCCATTTAACTGGATAAATGATCCGTGGCCATGGGAATATCAATAAGGGGGATTAACTTATGTGGATTTATGAAAAAAAATTACAGTATCCTGTAAATATTAAAACTAAAAATATAGAAATGGCAAAATATATAATAACCCAACTAGGTGGACCAGATGGAGAACTAGGTGCTGCTATGAATTATCTTAATCAAAGATATACTATGCCAACCAGTAAGGCAAAAGCTCTCCTTACAGATATAGGTAGTGAAGAACTTGGTCATGCAGAAATGATATCTGCTATGGTATATCAATTATTAAAATGTGCTACACCTGAAGAGTTAAAAGCTGCCGGTCTTGGTTCTCAATATACACAACATGACCATGGAGTATTTCCTTGCGATGCAAGTGGTGTTCCATGGACTGCATCTTATGTAGGAGTTTTAGGAGATCCTGTAGCAGATCTACACAACGATTTGGCTGCTGAGCAAAAAGCTCGTGTAACATATGAACATCTTATAAATCTTACAGATGATCCAGATATAATAGATCCACTTAGATTTTTAAGAGAAAGAGAAGTTGTTCACTATCAAAGATTTGGTGAAGCTTTAATGGATGTATATGACTTTAAAGACTGTAAAAAAATATATTAAAATAAAAAATAAGAGCTGTGAATCACAGCTCTTATTTTTTATACTCTATATTATGTTTTAACATTCTATCAACTATAGTAGACATCTCTGCTCTAGTTAAATTTCTATTTGGATAAAACATATCTCCTTCATAACCTTTTAATATATTCATACTACTCATCTTATTTATATATTCATATGACCATATATTATCATTTACATCATTAAATTTAATATTATCATCACTATAATCATCTTCTATAAGCCTACTTAGCATAGCTGAAATTTCTGCTCTTGTTATAGGATCATTTGGATAGAATTTATTGTCTTCTTTTCCATTGATAAGACCATATTTTTTAGCTAACTCAATCTCATTATATGCCCAGTAATCCTTTGATACATCATCAAAACTATCAGAAGTTATATATACAT is drawn from Tepidibacter hydrothermalis and contains these coding sequences:
- a CDS encoding spore coat associated protein CotJA yields the protein MKLARPYICIQKYMCMYPLSKGFKRGTIFPELYKPYKKGSYKKCKK
- a CDS encoding spore coat protein CotJB produces the protein MKDISRNDLLTKIQEVEFACLDLNLYLDTHPKDQKALMDFNMLAEEACRLRKIYEMKYGPLTNFGFSLAKYPFNWINDPWPWEYQ
- a CDS encoding manganese catalase family protein — translated: MWIYEKKLQYPVNIKTKNIEMAKYIITQLGGPDGELGAAMNYLNQRYTMPTSKAKALLTDIGSEELGHAEMISAMVYQLLKCATPEELKAAGLGSQYTQHDHGVFPCDASGVPWTASYVGVLGDPVADLHNDLAAEQKARVTYEHLINLTDDPDIIDPLRFLREREVVHYQRFGEALMDVYDFKDCKKIY